The genomic interval TTAATTTTGGTCTTTGGAAATCCTCGAACGGCTGTTTATGCACACATGGATACCATTGGTTATTCTGTTGGCTATGAAAATGAGTTGATTCGTGTTGGTGGACCAAAAAATATAGATGGAACAATACTCGTCGGATCAGACTCTAATGGTGAAGTAGAAGGCGAATTGATGATTTTTGAAGACGAATACAACCAACAACGCATTCAATTAATGAGCGACCGAGTGATTGATCGTGGTACATTACTGTCATTCAAACCGAATTTCAAAGAAACGAAAGAATATATTCAATCGCCTTACATGGATAATCGATTGGGAGTTTTTGTCGCTCTTCAATTGGCAGAAACGATGGAAAACGGGGCGATTGTATTTTCAACGTATGAAGAACATGGCGGAAATTCCGTTGGAGCTTGCGCTAAATACTTGCTAAATAATTACGATGTCTTTCAAGCACTAATCTGTGATATTACTTGGGTTACACACGGTGTTGTACACAAAGGAGGAGTTGCTGTTTCTATGCGAGACAGTATGCTGCCACGTCGAAAATACCTGAACAAAATTCTTTCTATTGCTCGAGAATCAGGAGTTAAATATCAATTAGAAGTAGAATCTGCTGGTGGAAGCGATGGTTCTGTACTTCAAAAATCAGATTTACCGATTGATTGGTGCTTTATTGGAGCTCCAGAAGACAATGTGCATACTCCGCAAGAGAAGGTTTACAAAAAAGACATTGAGTCAATGATTGATTTGTACAAAGTATTGATGGATAAATTATAATTAACGGACAGCAAAAGCTTCAATTATTTCAATTGCAGTCCTGAGACATCCAGTATCTAATCTTTCAATTTCCTTGTATTTCAACTTCAAGCGTAATCCATCTATTTGAAATCTCGATTCAAGATTCTTCGGACTACAGGTAATTTGCATCCCATTTCTGCCATAAATTTCAATTACTGGTCCACAATTCCATATTTTCACCTCTGCCAAAGAATAAGAATCTACAGGTGCTTCTTCATCAGTTGAAGGCATTTCAGGTTCTGGTACTTTCACTACTGACTTGGGCGTTTTCTCCTTACTAGTCGTTTCTGCAACCGTATTCTTAGGAGATTTACATGAAAAAAGCAATCCAAGTACTAGAAATAAAATAATTCTCATCATTTTCTATTTGTTTTTTAATGCATTTTTTCCAGCAATTGCTGCCGTTGTCCAAGCCGCTTGAAAATTAAAACCACCTGTTACTCCGTCAATATCCAAAGTTTCTCCAGCAAAAAAGAGTCCAGAATACTTTTTGGATTCCATTGTTTGTACATTAATTTCATTCAAATCCACTCCGCCAGCTGTCACAAACTCTTCTTTAAAGGTAGTTTTTCCTTCCATCACATACAAATCATTCACCAACACTTCCAGTAATTTATTCTGATGCTTGGCTGTTAATTCAGAGCATTTAAACTGATTGGGAATTCCTGCTTTTTCAACTAAATAATTCCATAAGCGCGATTTAATACTGTAAACTGGAGTATTTACTACTAATTTATTGGATTTGACAAATTCCTTGATTAGTTCTCTAACAACTTCCTGATTCTCTTCTCCAGTCCAATTGACCGAAATTTGTGAATTATATCCTTTCCCTTCTAAAATTCGCGCACCAAAAGCAGAGGATTTCAAAACTGCAGGACCACTCATTCCCCAATGCGTGATCAACAAAGGTCCATTGGACGTCCATTTTTCACCGATTATCTTCACCAATGCATTTTCCTGAACAATTCCCATCAATTCTTTGATTGATTCGTTGGGCATGTTGAATGTGAAAAGCGAAGGAACTGGCGAAACCATTTTCAAATCAAAATCTTTCAAGAATTCGAAGCCTGATATTTTCGGTTGTCCACCTGTAGTAACAATTACTGCTTTGGAATGAAACGTTTCTTCAGGAGTTTGAATCTCAAATAAACCAGAATCTAGTTTCTTCATAGATTCAACTCGGTGATTTAGTAATAACTCGACACGATTTTTCTTTAATTCATCTAGAAAGCAATCAATAATGGTTTGTGAATCGTTGCTCTGGGGGAAATAACATCCATCCGGATATAATTTCAAGGGAACATTTCGGCTTTCTAACCAAGCTTTCATATCTGAGCTGGAAAACTGATAAAATGCTTTTTTTAGAAAGCGCTCACCTCTTGGATAATGCTTGGATAATTCTTCGGGTTCAGAAATAACATTGGTTACATTGCATCTTCCTCCGCCAGAAATTTTGACTTTCGCTAAAGACTTTGCATTTCTTTCTAAGATTGCAATTTTTGCGTGTTTGAAATTTTCAGATGCTTTAATCGCTGAAAAACACCCTGCTGCTCCTGCTCCAATTACCAACACGTCGAATTCTTTCATAAATCAAAAGTAATGACAAAAAAAGACCTTCCGAATAGAAAGGTCTTTTTAGATTTGGTTACCGAATTCGCGATATTGCGAACAGCCCTCTTGAATACTAGCTTTCAGCGCGTTTTATTAGTGCAATATTTGAATATTTTTACGTACATTCTGAGTATTCGAATTGATTTCAAGAATATATGATCCAGAACGAAGACTTGCTGTATTTAATGTCGTTTGATTACCGCTAACTTCTTGTTCTAAAACAACTTTACCATCTAAACTAATGATTCGAATAGTTTGAGCATTTCCATTAGTAATATCCAACACCAATAAATCGGAAGCTGGATTTGGATAAATCGCGAATTCCAATCCTATTTCTGTCAAACCTAAAGGTCCATCAGCGACTTGAATTGAATTCTGGTATGTTGCATAATTTTGCTTTGTTCCTGTCACCAACAAATAATCATTTGATGCAAGTACAGGGATTGAAATCACAGCCTGACCTCCTGTAGAAATAGCAGATCCTAGTAATATATTGTCTTGCGAAATTGCAACCAAAGAACCATCAACCGTGCAAGATACAGTTACAGATGTTGTATTCAATGGGACATTTCCCGGATGAACAACTGATAATGGCAATGTTTGTTTGTTTCGAAACTGAGCAGAAGGATCTCCGAATAAAATCCATGTTTGCATCACTTCCTCTCCACTTCCAGAAGGGTATTCTTCCAACATGGATAACTGAGAGTTATAGAAAAGTCCTCCCAAAGTAGTTTTTTGATTCACAGGATTTGTTTCAGCTATAATTTCAGCCATTTCGTCTTGTGTTTGCATGGGTTCTGCCCAAGCCATCAAAATAGATGAACCCGCAGCTGCAATAGCTCCTGAAGGAGTTCCATTTTTAACTGCTCTGGTCCAAGCTTCAGAAATACAGGTTCCTGAAGTAAATGTTCCATTGTTACAAGCTACCGAAATCACAAAAGGGTATTTTCCATTATTGGTAGCTTGATTGATATTTGAACTTTGAAAATTCCCCGTTACACATAAATTCACATCACCATGTCCCGTATAATTAAACAAACCCACTCCATTATTTACAACTGGCAAAATAATCCCTGGGTTTGGACTACCTGATACATCAGAACCACCATGAGAGCCATCGTAAAATTCAGAAACTTCGGAATAACCAGAACTCATTAATACCGAACGGATATTTCTTAAATGTTGCCAATCTGGCTCATCATCATTTCCTATTCCACTTCCTTCATCCGATCCCAAACCAATTGCTTTTTCCATCCAATCACCAGCTAGTGGATTTTTCTCGTACTCAAGGGTTCTATTTACCATTGTCGTAATATTGGCTTCTGATCCAGAAAAACGACCTACAAAAACTTCGGGATAGTAATCTGATCCTGATAATTGACCGTAATAAGAGTCTGAATACAATTGTTCTCCTCCAGACAAACCGTAAGTATGAGCGGGAATATCGGCATCATCTCCAACAAGAAGAACATAAATTAATTCCGGATGTGTGGAATAATAATTCTGAATAAACGTATGGATGTCAGCATCCGAAGTTCCAGCAGTTGTTGTAGAAACCAACTCCGTACGAATTCCTTTTTGGTTTTTCCAATGAACCAGTGGTGTGATTTCTTCTATCAAATTAGGCGCAGAAATAACCAACATACTTCCACTTTCCTCCATTGGAGTGTATTTTTCGATTGTTGGATTTAAGACTATTTTCTGTTGCATAGACTTCATAACTGGATCCATTTGCCCACTTAATTCATTTACTCCTTGCAACTGAGTATTCGTTTTTAAAGAAATGTGAATTCCTTTGTAAAAAAACAATTGTTTTGTGACAGGATTATATTGATAAGGCGAAACCTCAACAACTACTCCACGCATAGATCGCCAAATAAAGGGCGTTTTTATATTCGCAATAGTAGCTGGATAAAGTGAATTCATGTTGTATGTTTCACCAAAAGAATATGCAGTTGAATTCGGAGAAACGTTTCTTTTTAAAACACCTTTTGAAGGAGCAACTAACACATCCTCAAAAATAACGACCTCTTCAAAAGTCACATCAACTTGCGGATTTCCATGAGCTGGAAGCTGAAGCGTTTCGTGAAATAAGGGTAATTCTGGAGAACCTTTTTCTTTCGAAAGAATCTTGTATGTTTTTGAGAAATCAATCATCGATTTCCCGTCAATTTGAATGAATTCAAAGGGTTTTATATCTAATCGATGAGTGAACTCAATCGTTTTAGAATTGGAGGATTCTAGCAAGAAATTTTGACCATAAGCAACAAAAGATCCTGCCAAAATGGAACAAAAAAGGAGAGTTTTTTTCATTTACATCATTTTAGCTCTCACAATTTAGAAATTCAATTTGGATAAACCGAACTATTTAACAAAAGAAAAAGGCCATCAGTCAACTGACTGATAGCCTCTCCACCATTAACCTGTAGATGTTAATAATTGATCCGTTGATTTCTTTAACGCTAGAAGTACTAAAAGGTTTCAAAAAAAATCAGGAATAAAATAAAAACTGATCCAAGTCAACTTTTCTTCCAATTGGTGTATCTAACTTTACACATCTATAAAATAAGTAAACGATGTTAATCGGTAAAGGATCAAGGTTGAATAGTGTTTTCAGGATGAAATGTCCTAGATGTCAAGAAGGTGATTTTTTTATTTCACATCCTTATTCGATGAAAAAAATTGGTAAAACGCATAAAAACTGTCCTTCATGCGGATTGAAATACGAGAAAGAAATTGGTTTTTACATGGGGGCAATGTATGTCTCCTATGCCCTAGGAGTAGCCTTATTTGTTGCATGCTGGGTAAGTATCAATTTATTTTTTCCAAACGCAAATGTTTTCACTCAAATTGCTGTTATTTCTGGGCTTTCCATTTTATTGAGCCCCTATTTGTACGCGCTGTCGAAGATTATTTGGGCAAACCTTTTCTTTTCTTATGATCCGGAAGCTATAGACAAGTTCAAAAGGGATCAAACGGTTTAATGGGTTCATTTTGAACTTTTGAACTTTTGAACTTTTGAACTTTTGAAAAAAAAATCCCCCAGCCGGCAAACTGAGGGATCACATTCAAACTACAAAACAATTATTGAAGGATGACATTTCGATCTTTCGGATATTTAATCTTAAACGAGTAGGTCATTTTATCGGCTGCTTTGGTTTTCAAATTGAGCGTCCAGACTAATTTCCCTGTCGTTTTATCATAATTCGCTTTATCCGTGTTGATCGCTTCTATAACGATTTCTCCATTACTGGTTACAGGAATTTGATCTTCAATAACTAATTCAATTGTATTCGCTTTCAAGTTTTTAACTGAAATTTCATACGCATACGTGCGCTCAATATCGTTTCCAATCACTTTCTCTTTGTACTCTTTTTTCAACAGAATTCGTTTCGCAATGATATTTGGATCTTTACCTAAACTCAATTTCAACGTATCATTCATTGCTGTTGGATCAATATATGTTTCTCCAATATATGTTCCATCAAAGAAAATATTTGCAGTAGCAGGAACGAGTTGCAAATCTTCCAATTTGAGCACTTCTGCTACTAAGAAAACTCCTGGATCTATCTTCGGAACGGTATAATAACGGTAATTTGCCGTCAAATCTAAATTTCGAACTAAAACCAAATGACTTTCTCCATCACTTTCAATCGAATAAGGCAAATCAATCTTGTATTCTGCAGACAAAACGCGGTTGATAACCGTCGTGAAATTTGCTGCAGTTTCTGATTCTTCTAGAACTATTCCTGAATCTGCAGTCATTTTCTTTTCATACGCAACAGAAGGTGATGGACTAATACTATAACTATTCATTCTTCCATTAATCGCTCCGAAATTGTAGTAATCAACGTACCAAGGATGCAAATCTGGTTTGATTTTGTTTTGGTAAGGATCGTTAGTAGACAAAGTCAATTGCACATCATCCCAAAGTTCACCTGTATTTTGCTGAATACTTGCTTTGTAAGCTAAATTTACCTTTCCAGAAGTAATTTCACTGCGAATATCATAAGATGGAATCCAAGAAGCTCCTGAAGCCAAATAAGAAATATTCAATTTTCCTGCTACGACTTCTTTTGATTGAAGTGTCACAATGATTCGATGAATAGGACCTGTAGGAATCTTTGGAGTGTTTGAAGACTGATAATTCTGTAAATCACTCATGCGGGTATTCATTTCTTGTACCGTGCTGTTCTTCGCTTTCAATCGCTTGTTTAGAACCTGTAATTTCTTATTTATCTCATTCATTTTCAATTGATAATACTCCATTGCCTGTTTCAACAATTGAATCGAATCATTCACTTTTCCTTGTCCGCGAATAGCTCCGTTATTGGACAAAATAGTTTTAGAAGTATTCAAGACATCAATTTCATCTTGAATTTCTTTGAGATCAAATAACACATTATTGATGGAATCTTGTAATACATTGATATCCTTTCTGATTTTTAAAGGAAGTCCTTCCAATTTGGGTTTTTCGGGTTCTGGATAATAAACTTGGTATTTCGAGTCGATTAGAACCACATTTCCAAATGCTTTTACTTGTAAACTTTTCGGGTCGATATTTGGACTAACTCCTTCAATGATTAATTCCGTAATTCCGGGTTTTACATTGAAATTTGCTTTTCGGTAAACTTGTGCGCCATTTGTATAAACGGTTACTTCGCTGATGGAAGATTTAATAATCTCTTTGTCATTGGCAGCAAGTGAAAGAAAACTTGGGAGAATCGCCAATAGGAGAATAACTACTTTTTTCATAGGAATCAATTTCCTTGCAGTACTTCTCAACTCTATTTTCGTTCAACTGGATTTTAACAAAAAGAAAAAAGGCACATTCAAAATGAACGTACCTTTATGATTATCAAATCGTAAACTTATTTAAACGCTAAGAGTGAAAGAGCGCAAAGAGTTGTTAATATAACTTTGCGACCTCCGTTTCTTTGCGGTAAATTATATCAGATTAATTCTTTAATTTCAGTAATGATACGATCGGCCAGATCCGAAGCAGCCTGCGCATCTTTACTTTCGGTATACACACGGATAATTGGTTCTGTATTGCTTTTTCGAAGATGAACCCATTCTTTACCGATATAAATTTTCACTCCATCAACAGTATCCACTTCTTCATTTTCGTAGCGTTTCGCCATTTTCTCCAAAATTGCATCCACATCAATTCCAGGAGTCAAGTCGATTTTCTTCTTAGCCATTTCATAATTTGGGTAGGAAGCTCTTAGTGCCGTCATACTCATGTTTTTATGTGCTAAATGAGATAAAAACAACGCAATTCCAACCAAAGAATCTCTTCCGTAGTGTAATTCTGGATAGATGATTCCACCATTTCCTTCTCCACCGATAACGGCATTGGTTTCTTTCATTTTTACCACCACATTTACTTCACCAACAGCCGAAGCGTGATACGTACATCCAACTTCTTCTGTAATATCTCTCAGCGCTCTTGTAGAACTCAAATTGGAAACGGTAGCTCCTTTTCTCTTCGAAAGAATGTATTCAGAAACAGCAACCAAGGTATATTCTTCACCAAACATGAATCCGTCTTCATTCACCAAAGCCAAACGATCTACATCAGGATCAACTGTAATTCCGACATGCGCTTTTTCGGAAACAACGCGATCTGATAATTCTACCAAATGTTCTTTTAAAGGCTCTGGATTATGTGGGAAATGACCCGTTGGATCACAATACATTTCAATAATATCATTTACTCCAAGCTTACGAAGTAATTGTGGAACAGAAATCCCCCCTGTAGAATTCACCGCATCCACTACCACTTTGAAATTGGCATTTTTGATTGCAGGAATATCTACATCTGAAAGCTTACAAATTGCTTCGATATGTCTTTCAATTGCTTCCGTATCTTGAGTTACTTTCCCCAAATCGTCTACTTCAGCGAAAACAAAACTTCCCTCTATTGCTATTTTTAATAACAATTCTCCTTCCGCACCAGAAATAAACTCCCCTTTGCTATTTAGCAATTTCAATGCATTCCATTGTTTCGGATTGTGGGAAGCCGTAAGAATAATTCCTCCATTCGCATGGTGATAAGGAACCGCCATTTCAACCGTTGGTGTGGTGGATAATCCCAAATCAACGACCTCGATTCCTAATCCAACCAAGGTTTGAATAACCAATGTGGAAATCATTTCTCCCGAAAGTCGGGCATCTCTACCAACGATTACTTTTAATTTATCTGTATTTGAAACTGATTTCAACCAAGTTCCATAAGCTGCAGCAAATTGAACCGCATCAATGGGCGTTAAATTATCTCCAGGTGAGCCACCAATTGTCCCTCTGATTCCTGAAATTGATTTGATTAATGTCATCTTTATTCGATTAAAGACGAAAGAGAAAAAACAAAAGACAGATTCTAGTCTTCGGTCCTTTCGTCTTTAGTCTAGTGTCTTTTTTAATTCAATCATCTTCAAAACAGTCACGGCAGCTTCTACACCTTTATTTCCATGCTTTCCTCCTGCTCTATCGATTGATTGTTGCTCCGTATTATCTGTCAATAAACAGAATCCAACTGGTTTGTTGTATTTTAAGGTAACATCTACAATTCCTTGAGTTGCTCCTGAACACACGAAATCAAAATGCCTTGTTTCACCTTGAATAACAACTCCAATGGCGATAATCCCATCAATTTTGTCATTTTGGGCAAACCATTGAGCTCCCAAAGGCAATTCAAAAGCCCCTGGCACTTGATGAATCTGAATATTCGATTCTTTCACACCTGCGCTTAACAATGTTTCAACGGATCCTTCTAGTAATTTAGAAGTGATGTGATCGTTCCATTCAGAAACAACAATGCCGATTGAAAAATCGGCACCATTTGGAATTGAATCTTTATCGAACGCTGATAAGTTTTTTAAACTTGTAGCCACGTTAATTTTTTATTTGTTAGATACTCTAGCAATATATTTGTCAATTGATTTTTGAGAACCAAATTGATAATAATCCTTATTGATGCGCTCATACAATTCTTTTGCTTTCGCAAAATCCTTGATTTCTTCAGCCACTTGTCCAGCTTTGAATAAATAAGTTGGTGTTGTCCAATCATTTTCATCGGAATCAGCAGCATCTACATATAAATCCAACGCTTCTTTGTATTTACCCATTTCACTGTTACAGTCTCCTTGAAGACCCAAAACCAAAGACGGTCCGTAAGTATCTTCTAAAGAAACATCTTCCAACAATTTCAATGCTTTTTTGAAATCACCTTTCGCCATATATTGACGAGCCAATGTAAACTTAGCAACTTCGCCACCTTGGTAGCCACTATTTTTCTTTACAAAAGGCTCTAATTCTGTGATTGCAGCATCTACTGAATCTTTCGCAGCCAAGTTTAACCCTTTGTAGTAACCTTCATTCGCTTTCAAGTTCTTTGGAGCATAAATGAATTGTTTGTAAAGGATATATCCAAGAATACCTACTATTAGTCCAATCACTACTGCTGTGATTAAGCGAAGTCTCTTATTCTCTTTGAATTGACGTTTAATATCATTAAAACTGGTAGTTCCTGCCATTTGTATATTTATTTAAGCGTTGCAAAAATAATCTTTTTTTCGAATTAGGAATTGAAACTTATTAAAAGGTTGTTGTGGAGAAGGTTCAATTAGTTCAAAAAGGGTTCAAAAAATTGAGAATGGTAAATTGAAAAGTTCATTTACCCAATTAGCTTTAATTATAATTGCTTAAGAAAAGTCATTTGAACATTTGAACATTTGAACATTTGAACATTTGAACATTATATTCCTACTAAAAATAAATCAGTACCTTTGCGTCAGTTTTAGGTTCGATTGTAGTTTTACAAAAGACAAAAGGGAATTCGGTGTAAATCCGAGACTGTATCTGCAGCTGTAACTCTTAATTAAAACGGTCTTCAACAAATCCACTGTCCTGCATGTGCGGGGTGGGAAGGAGAAGTAACCGGAGAGAAGTCAGAATACCTGCCTTGAACAAGAATGAATGAAGACTTCAGATTAAAGTCGAGTTCGAAATGGGAGTCTTTCTCTCAGTTTGTTCTTATTCTCTGATTTTTTCATTTGCTAAGCTTCGGAAGTGTTCACTTAAAAAAGTTGCGCTTTCTATTATTAATTTCTAAATGCTTTAAGCAATGAAAAAAATGTTACTAGCAGTTAGTGTATTCTGCATCCAATACACACAAGCTCAAACCGTAGTTACTTTTGACGATTTAACGTTAGCTACAAACACACACTGGAATGGTTCTGATCAATCAGGTGGATTTACATCTGGAGGTGTCCATTTCGAAAACACCTATTCTGGCTATTGGGCTGGTGGATTTATTTACTCTAACACAACAGATGTAACTACAGGTACTTACCTAAATGATTTTTCGGCCTACGCAGGTACTGGAGCTAACGGAAGCTCTAATTACGCGGTGAATTATGGTGGAAATCTCGATTTTGGAACAGAAAAAGTATTAACGAGTATTCAATTAACAAATACAACTTTCGCTGGCCTTGTAATGTTAAATGGTAATCAGTTTTCGAAAGTTTTTGGTTCTATTAACGGTCCAGATGGAAATCCTGACGGTACAAACGGAGAAGATTGGTTCCGCTTATTGATCATTGGAAAAGATGCTCAAAGTGCTGTAACAGATACTGTTATTTTCTACTTAGCTGATTACCGTTTTGCAAACAACACCCAAGATTACATTGTAAACACATGGGAAACTGTTGATTTAACACCACTTGGCGAGGTTCAATTCTTAGAATTTGAATTACAATCTTCAGATGAAGGCGGTTTTGGAATCAATACTCCAGCTTATTTTGCACTTGACAACTTGGTTTACGGAACTGCTTCTGTGAAAGAATTGAGTTTGTTGAACCAAGAAGTGTATCCAAATCCAACAACTGGTAAATTGACTGTTAAATCTGCAACTGGAACAATTAAAGTTTTTGCTTCTTCCGGTGAATTAGTACTAGAGAAAACAACAAACGGAATCCAAGAAATTGATTTGAACAACATGAAATCAGGAATCTATTTTGTTGAAACAAGTTCGTCTAATGGTATTGCAAGAACTCGTATTAGTAAAATCTAATTGATTCTAAAAATTACCATACCAACCCTTTTAATAATAACCTCTTGTCCTGTTTTTGGGCAAGAGGTTAAACCAATTGAAGAGGTCATTATTACACCTCGAAACGAAAAGGAAAACAGTATTGTAATTGAATTATCTGCAGATAAAATTCAAAATAAATTGGCCAACGACCTTGGACAACTGCTAACTCTTTTTCCTGGATTACAAGTGAAAAACTACGGAGATGTTGGCGGATTAAAAACAGTCAGTTTTCGAAGTCTAGGAGCTGGACATACTGCTTTAGTCCAAGATTTCACTTCCCTTTCAACCACTCAAAGCGGGCAAGCAGATTTAAGTAATATTCCTGCAGATTTCGTGGAGAAAATAGAATTAATTACGCTTTCACCTACCCGAACAGATATTCCTATTCACGCAAAACTAGCGGGTGCTGTTGTCAATGTAGAATCAGTTCACTCCTATTCTGGAATGAATCAGAAAAAGATTATTGTTGGAGCCCAAGCAGGTTCTTTCGATCAATATGAAGGTTATTTAATGCTTCAGAAGCGATTCAAAAAATGGGCAGGAACTCTTAGTGGAAAAATTAGATCTTATGGAGGTTCTTATCCATACACTTACTTAAACGGAAATACCACCACTAGAGAGCATAGGCAGAACAATAGCTTATTGGAATATTTCGGAACAGGGTCCATTCATTTTTCACCCAATCAAAACCACCAATTTCAACTTCGTATCTCTGGAAACGACTATAAAAAAGAATTAGCTGGAGCAGTCATCTTTTACAACAGCAATGCAGCGCAATATTTAAATGGCTACGGTTTAAACGGCTCTTTAAATCATCGCTTTAAAAAAAATAATTGGAGTGTCTTTTCTTCCGTTAATTACCAAAAAAACAACCTTCAATACTTAGATTCAACCTACCTCAATTCTTTGGGTTACTTGGATCAACGTTTTTATGCCACGCAACTTGATTTTCAATCACAAGTCGCTTATTCCATTACAAAAAAAATAGATATCCTTCTTGGAAGCTCATTCATTTCAGAATCTTTGGATGGAAAATCACTGAATGGAAATCCTTTTAGAAATAGTTCAGAAAGCATTATTGGATTTGAATGGAAAGCTGTTGGTCGAATACTTGCTCAAGTTGGCGCACAAGGAATTTTTGAAAAACGAGATTCTATTCTAAAAACCCAATGGAATCTACTTCCAGCTGTTTCATGGAGTTTTGATTTAGGAAAAAAAAACAAACTCAGTTTGGTTTATCGATACACCTGTAGACAGCCAACTTTTAGTGAACTTTATTACCAACAAATTGGAAATACGAAATTAAGAACCGAAAAAGCCCACATTGCTTCTATTCGGTATGAATTAGTACTTCCATTCAAAAAAGGTGTTTCACAAACGATGATTCAACCCTTTTACTCGTATATCAACGACAAAATTTTAGCAATTCCGACCAAAAATCTGTTTATCTGGAGCATTCAAAACATTGGGAAATCAGATGCTGCTGGAATCGAATTCACGCAATTTATTCAGAAAAAAATCAAGAATCATACTTTGGGAGCTCGTGTGAATTACACCTTTCAATATACCCAAGATTTGAGTGATTCAAAAAGTTCGACTTATCGCGATATTTTGAGTTATTCTCCACTTCATTCAGGGAGCTTGGAATTGGATTATTCCTGGAAGAAATTTAGCTGCTTTGTACTTCTCTCCTACCTTGGAGAACGATATGCACTCAATCAAAACATTCCATCGAATTTATTAGATGATTATTTGTTACTTGATGCCGGAGTTGCTTATACCCAACAATTGAAACAAAATGAACTCACTATTCGTTTGACAGTTAACAATATTACCAATCAGCAATACAATTACATCAATTACTTTGTAATGCCAGGAACTCACTTCAATATCAGACTTCAATATGCGCTATAAATTGATTTTCATAGGATTCCTTGGACTGCTCTTCATCTCTTGTAAAAAGAAAAAAGTACCGGAACCAGAAGTACCGCAAACATTACAACACGGAATGCTTGTTCTGAACGAAGGCTTGTTCCAACAGAATAACTCTACTTTGGGATGGCTGAATTTTTCAGACAATTCGTATACCAGTAATTTCTTCGAGCAAAAAACAGATCGTTCTTTGGGTGATACTGGAAATGATCTTGATGTCTACGGAGGAAAAATATACATCATTGTAAATGTTTCTAGCACAATTGAAATTTTAGACAGATACACTGGAAATAGTATCCATCAAATTTCAATGATTGCCAACGGAACTCCCAAGCAACCTCGAAGTATTGTTTTTTCAGGCTCAAAGGCCTACATAACTTGCTACGATGGATTTGTAGATGTTTTAGATACAACTTCTCTAAGTATCACTGCACGCATTCCAGTAGGAGCAAATCCGGAAGGGCTCGCTGTGAGCAACGGGAAATTATTCGTAGCCAATTCAGGAGG from Fluviicola taffensis DSM 16823 carries:
- a CDS encoding DUF4139 domain-containing protein is translated as MKKVVILLLAILPSFLSLAANDKEIIKSSISEVTVYTNGAQVYRKANFNVKPGITELIIEGVSPNIDPKSLQVKAFGNVVLIDSKYQVYYPEPEKPKLEGLPLKIRKDINVLQDSINNVLFDLKEIQDEIDVLNTSKTILSNNGAIRGQGKVNDSIQLLKQAMEYYQLKMNEINKKLQVLNKRLKAKNSTVQEMNTRMSDLQNYQSSNTPKIPTGPIHRIIVTLQSKEVVAGKLNISYLASGASWIPSYDIRSEITSGKVNLAYKASIQQNTGELWDDVQLTLSTNDPYQNKIKPDLHPWYVDYYNFGAINGRMNSYSISPSPSVAYEKKMTADSGIVLEESETAANFTTVINRVLSAEYKIDLPYSIESDGESHLVLVRNLDLTANYRYYTVPKIDPGVFLVAEVLKLEDLQLVPATANIFFDGTYIGETYIDPTAMNDTLKLSLGKDPNIIAKRILLKKEYKEKVIGNDIERTYAYEISVKNLKANTIELVIEDQIPVTSNGEIVIEAINTDKANYDKTTGKLVWTLNLKTKAADKMTYSFKIKYPKDRNVILQ
- the glmM gene encoding phosphoglucosamine mutase; the protein is MTLIKSISGIRGTIGGSPGDNLTPIDAVQFAAAYGTWLKSVSNTDKLKVIVGRDARLSGEMISTLVIQTLVGLGIEVVDLGLSTTPTVEMAVPYHHANGGIILTASHNPKQWNALKLLNSKGEFISGAEGELLLKIAIEGSFVFAEVDDLGKVTQDTEAIERHIEAICKLSDVDIPAIKNANFKVVVDAVNSTGGISVPQLLRKLGVNDIIEMYCDPTGHFPHNPEPLKEHLVELSDRVVSEKAHVGITVDPDVDRLALVNEDGFMFGEEYTLVAVSEYILSKRKGATVSNLSSTRALRDITEEVGCTYHASAVGEVNVVVKMKETNAVIGGEGNGGIIYPELHYGRDSLVGIALFLSHLAHKNMSMTALRASYPNYEMAKKKIDLTPGIDVDAILEKMAKRYENEEVDTVDGVKIYIGKEWVHLRKSNTEPIIRVYTESKDAQAASDLADRIITEIKELI
- the ribH gene encoding 6,7-dimethyl-8-ribityllumazine synthase, yielding MATSLKNLSAFDKDSIPNGADFSIGIVVSEWNDHITSKLLEGSVETLLSAGVKESNIQIHQVPGAFELPLGAQWFAQNDKIDGIIAIGVVIQGETRHFDFVCSGATQGIVDVTLKYNKPVGFCLLTDNTEQQSIDRAGGKHGNKGVEAAVTVLKMIELKKTLD
- a CDS encoding tetratricopeptide repeat protein, which gives rise to MAGTTSFNDIKRQFKENKRLRLITAVVIGLIVGILGYILYKQFIYAPKNLKANEGYYKGLNLAAKDSVDAAITELEPFVKKNSGYQGGEVAKFTLARQYMAKGDFKKALKLLEDVSLEDTYGPSLVLGLQGDCNSEMGKYKEALDLYVDAADSDENDWTTPTYLFKAGQVAEEIKDFAKAKELYERINKDYYQFGSQKSIDKYIARVSNK
- a CDS encoding DUF4465 domain-containing protein, whose translation is MKKMLLAVSVFCIQYTQAQTVVTFDDLTLATNTHWNGSDQSGGFTSGGVHFENTYSGYWAGGFIYSNTTDVTTGTYLNDFSAYAGTGANGSSNYAVNYGGNLDFGTEKVLTSIQLTNTTFAGLVMLNGNQFSKVFGSINGPDGNPDGTNGEDWFRLLIIGKDAQSAVTDTVIFYLADYRFANNTQDYIVNTWETVDLTPLGEVQFLEFELQSSDEGGFGINTPAYFALDNLVYGTASVKELSLLNQEVYPNPTTGKLTVKSATGTIKVFASSGELVLEKTTNGIQEIDLNNMKSGIYFVETSSSNGIARTRISKI